From Micromonospora sp. NBC_01699, a single genomic window includes:
- a CDS encoding exonuclease domain-containing protein encodes MYAVIDVETTGFNPAMHDRICEIAVVHVDGRGRITDRWASLVNPERDLGPQHIHGIRAADVRRAPTFRQLAGEIAHRLRHRLVVAHNLTFDARFVAAEYARIGATVPVHHADGLCTMRLAPRFLPLASRSLADCCLAAAIPQQQAHSALDDALAAARLLRHYLDAAGQPPPWQDSIRLAGKQVWPELTTGGGVGALTRSAAAAAKPQHFLARLIDRLPRVPDPPQADAYLALLDRALLDRYLSATETDSLVETATALNLSRRHVVSLHRQYLRSLATEAADDGIVTAEELRDLRAVAVLLDLPASEVQDAIGAAMSGARSTPVAPLVAQRFALSAGDIVVFTGQMDEPRDVWEARAVGAGYGVGRAVTKKTSLLVAADPDSLSGKARQARKYGIPVVRPAAFLTIVNRD; translated from the coding sequence GTGTACGCCGTCATTGACGTGGAAACCACCGGTTTCAACCCGGCCATGCACGATCGGATCTGCGAGATCGCGGTGGTGCACGTGGACGGTCGGGGACGGATCACCGATCGGTGGGCCAGCCTGGTCAACCCGGAGCGTGACCTCGGTCCGCAGCACATCCACGGCATCCGCGCGGCCGACGTACGACGCGCACCGACGTTCCGGCAACTCGCCGGTGAGATCGCGCACCGCCTGCGGCATCGTCTCGTCGTGGCGCACAACCTCACGTTCGACGCCCGGTTCGTGGCCGCGGAATACGCCCGGATCGGGGCGACCGTTCCCGTGCACCACGCGGACGGCCTGTGCACCATGCGCCTGGCACCGCGCTTCCTCCCGCTGGCCAGCCGCAGCCTCGCCGACTGCTGTCTCGCCGCCGCCATCCCCCAGCAGCAGGCCCACTCGGCGCTGGACGACGCGCTGGCGGCCGCCCGTCTGCTGCGCCACTACCTCGACGCGGCGGGGCAGCCGCCACCGTGGCAGGACTCGATCCGGCTCGCGGGCAAGCAGGTGTGGCCGGAGCTGACCACCGGTGGCGGGGTCGGGGCGCTGACCCGGAGCGCCGCCGCCGCGGCGAAACCGCAACACTTCCTGGCCCGACTGATCGACCGGTTGCCGCGCGTACCCGATCCGCCGCAGGCCGACGCGTACCTGGCCCTGCTCGACCGGGCCCTGCTCGACCGGTACCTGTCGGCGACCGAGACGGATTCGCTGGTGGAAACCGCTACCGCGCTCAACCTCAGCCGCCGCCACGTGGTCAGCCTGCACCGGCAGTACCTGCGCTCGCTGGCGACCGAGGCCGCCGACGACGGGATCGTCACGGCGGAGGAACTGCGGGACCTGCGGGCCGTGGCGGTACTGCTGGACCTGCCGGCGAGCGAGGTGCAGGACGCGATCGGCGCGGCGATGTCCGGCGCCCGGAGCACGCCGGTGGCACCGCTCGTCGCGCAGCGGTTCGCCCTGTCGGCCGGCGACATAGTGGTCTTCACCGGGCAGATGGACGAACCCCGCGACGTGTGGGAGGCCAGGGCGGTCGGCGCCGGCTACGGGGTGGGCCGGGCCGTGACGAAGAAAACGTCGCTGCTGGTGGCCGCCGATCCGGACAGCCTCTCCGGCAAGGCACGGCAGGCCCGGAAGTACGGCATACCCGTCGTACGGCCGGCGGCCTTCCTCACCATCGTGAACCGTGACTAG
- a CDS encoding MDR family MFS transporter, with protein sequence MTTTAAPPEPTEVGSGRMSRREVLQALSGLMVGMFVSILASTVVANALPRIIADLDGSQTVYTWIVTSELLAMTATVPLWGKMADLYSKKLLIQLSLGLFVVGSLIAGFTPNVEVLLVSRVVQGIGAGGMSALALIVMAAMIPPRELGRYAGIFGAVFGVGTIAGPLIGGVLVDTSWLGWRWCFLIGVPFTLLSIFLLQRTLHLPVVRRKVNIDWVGAALITAGVSTLLVWSSLAGHRFAWGSGWTALMVGGGLVLLALAIWVESRVAEPIIPLGIFRNRTVSLATVASVLVGVAMFGGTVFLSQYFQIALGKSPTVAGLMSLPMIFGLLVSSTVAGQLITKYGRWKIYLVAGGAIMTAGMVLLGTIDAQTSVPVLSIYMAVLGVGVGMLMQNLVLAAQNDVPAHELGATTSVLTFFRSMGGAIGVSALGAVLANRVTSLLTENLGAAAGGGSGTAAVPDLATLPAPVLRIVQDAYGTATADLFLVGAPIALLAFIAVIFIREKPLSTLSGTERLEQEEQAAAGGTPVPPMH encoded by the coding sequence ATGACCACAACCGCCGCGCCACCCGAACCCACCGAGGTCGGCTCGGGGCGCATGTCCCGCCGGGAAGTCCTCCAGGCACTCTCCGGCCTGATGGTCGGTATGTTCGTGTCGATCCTGGCCTCCACGGTGGTGGCGAACGCGCTGCCACGCATCATCGCCGACCTGGATGGCAGCCAGACCGTCTACACCTGGATCGTCACCAGCGAACTGCTGGCCATGACCGCCACCGTCCCGCTCTGGGGCAAGATGGCCGACCTCTACAGCAAGAAACTGCTGATCCAGCTCTCCCTCGGGCTGTTCGTGGTCGGCTCGCTGATCGCCGGCTTCACCCCGAACGTCGAGGTGCTGCTGGTCAGCCGGGTCGTGCAGGGCATCGGCGCGGGCGGCATGAGCGCGCTCGCCCTGATCGTCATGGCGGCGATGATCCCGCCGCGCGAACTGGGCCGCTACGCCGGCATCTTCGGCGCGGTGTTCGGCGTCGGCACCATCGCCGGCCCGCTGATCGGCGGTGTCCTGGTCGACACCTCCTGGCTCGGCTGGCGCTGGTGCTTCCTGATCGGCGTACCGTTCACCCTGCTGTCGATCTTCCTGCTCCAGCGCACCCTGCACCTGCCGGTCGTACGCCGGAAGGTCAACATCGACTGGGTCGGCGCCGCGCTCATCACCGCGGGCGTCTCCACCCTGCTGGTCTGGTCCTCGCTCGCCGGGCACAGGTTCGCCTGGGGTTCCGGCTGGACCGCGCTGATGGTCGGCGGCGGCCTGGTGCTGCTGGCACTGGCGATCTGGGTCGAGTCGCGGGTAGCGGAACCGATCATCCCGCTCGGCATCTTCCGCAACCGCACCGTCTCACTGGCCACGGTGGCGAGCGTGCTGGTCGGCGTCGCCATGTTCGGCGGCACCGTGTTCCTGTCGCAGTACTTCCAGATCGCGTTGGGCAAGTCGCCGACCGTGGCCGGCCTGATGAGCCTGCCGATGATCTTCGGTCTGCTGGTGTCGTCCACCGTCGCCGGCCAGCTCATCACGAAGTACGGCCGGTGGAAAATCTACCTGGTCGCCGGCGGCGCCATCATGACCGCCGGGATGGTGCTGCTCGGCACCATCGACGCCCAAACCAGCGTGCCGGTGCTCTCGATCTACATGGCGGTGCTCGGCGTCGGCGTCGGCATGCTGATGCAGAACCTTGTCCTCGCCGCGCAGAACGACGTACCCGCGCACGAACTCGGCGCCACCACCTCGGTGCTCACCTTCTTCCGCAGTATGGGCGGTGCCATCGGCGTCAGCGCCCTCGGCGCGGTGCTGGCCAACCGGGTCACCTCGCTGCTGACCGAGAACCTCGGGGCGGCGGCCGGCGGCGGCAGCGGCACCGCGGCCGTACCCGACCTCGCCACCCTGCCCGCACCGGTGCTGCGGATCGTGCAGGACGCGTACGGCACCGCCACCGCCGACCTGTTCCTGGTCGGCGCACCGATCGCGCTGCTCGCGTTCATCGCGGTGATCTTCATCAGGGAGAAGCCGCTGAGCACCCTCAGCGGCACCGAGCGGCTCGAACAGGAAGAACAGGCGGCGGCCGGCGGCACGCCCGTACCGCCGATGCACTGA
- a CDS encoding AAA family ATPase: MVTGLVLPPSVEAGRVVDAVLADLRTGGHRGVVVDSPPGAGKSTLVVRAAVELAAAGEPLIVIAQTNEQVDDLTDRLAVAAPAMSIGRLSAADYVPSERVARHDGVRVAAKVADLGGPAVIIGTAAKWAMIGEGSWPWAIVDEAYQMRSDALLRVAARFERALFVGDPGQLDPFSTVDTVRWTGLTWDPMQSAVAVLLRHNPELPVHRLPVSWRLPASAAPVVAAAFYPFTGFRAGTVAPDRSLSLTRPGPGDPVDAAVDLAAATGWALYQLPARHTPRTDTEAAAACAGLARRVLERGAVAISERSGSGAPVDASRIAIGAAHRDQVAVIRSMLGPAGADITVDTANRLQGREYDLTVVLHPLSGRRDATAFHLESGRLCVLTSRHRHACVVVARAGIADLLDAHPSTEPVHLNVPVKFPDGWEANQSMMSVLEGSRVLAG; this comes from the coding sequence ATGGTCACGGGGTTGGTGTTGCCGCCGTCGGTCGAGGCGGGACGGGTGGTCGACGCGGTCCTGGCCGACCTGCGTACCGGCGGACACCGGGGGGTGGTGGTCGACTCGCCCCCCGGTGCCGGCAAGTCGACGCTGGTGGTCCGGGCCGCGGTCGAGCTGGCCGCCGCCGGGGAGCCACTGATCGTGATCGCCCAGACGAACGAGCAGGTGGACGACCTGACCGATCGGCTGGCGGTGGCCGCACCCGCGATGTCGATCGGCCGCCTCTCGGCCGCCGACTACGTGCCGTCCGAGCGGGTCGCCAGGCATGACGGGGTCCGGGTCGCGGCCAAGGTCGCCGACCTCGGTGGTCCGGCCGTCATCATCGGTACGGCCGCCAAGTGGGCGATGATCGGCGAGGGTTCCTGGCCGTGGGCGATCGTGGACGAGGCGTACCAGATGCGCTCGGACGCCCTGCTGCGCGTCGCCGCCCGGTTCGAGCGGGCGCTGTTCGTCGGCGACCCCGGTCAGCTCGATCCCTTCTCCACCGTGGACACCGTCCGCTGGACCGGCTTGACCTGGGATCCGATGCAGAGTGCGGTGGCGGTGCTGCTGCGGCACAACCCGGAGTTGCCGGTGCACCGGCTGCCGGTCTCCTGGCGGCTGCCGGCCTCCGCCGCGCCGGTGGTGGCGGCGGCGTTCTACCCGTTCACCGGGTTCCGGGCCGGCACCGTCGCGCCGGACCGCTCGCTGTCGCTGACCCGGCCGGGGCCCGGTGACCCGGTCGACGCGGCGGTGGACCTGGCCGCCGCCACCGGCTGGGCGCTCTACCAGCTACCCGCCCGGCACACCCCGCGTACGGACACCGAGGCGGCGGCGGCCTGCGCCGGGCTGGCCCGCCGGGTGCTGGAACGGGGTGCGGTGGCGATCTCCGAGCGGTCCGGGTCGGGTGCCCCGGTCGACGCGTCCCGGATCGCGATCGGCGCCGCCCACCGGGACCAGGTGGCGGTGATCCGGTCGATGCTCGGCCCGGCCGGCGCGGACATCACGGTCGACACCGCCAACCGCCTTCAGGGCCGCGAGTACGACCTGACCGTGGTGCTGCACCCGCTGTCCGGTCGGCGCGACGCCACCGCGTTCCACCTGGAGTCGGGGCGGCTCTGCGTGCTCACCTCCCGGCACCGGCACGCCTGCGTGGTGGTGGCCCGTGCCGGCATCGCCGACCTGCTCGACGCCCACCCGTCGACCGAACCGGTGCATCTCAACGTGCCGGTGAAGTTCCCGGACGGCTGGGAGGCCAACCAGTCGATGATGTCCGTGCTGGAGGGCTCCCGGGTGCTCGCCGGCTAG
- a CDS encoding SDR family NAD(P)-dependent oxidoreductase, whose translation MTRVETPFGFSSTAAEVAEGIDLSGRRVVVTGGASGIGVETARALAGIGAEVTLAVRNTDAGARTAADITGTTGNKAVRVAVLDLADRASIAAFVDGWTGPLHVLVNNAGLMASPEQRTSEGWEIQFATNHLGHFALAAGLHDALASAGGARIVSVSSSAHMLSPVIFDDLQFAFRTYDPWLAYGQSKSANVLFAVGVTGRWGGAGISANALNPGAIETNLQRHVGGRMSTPANLIKTPEQGAATSVLLATSPLLDGIGGRYFENCNEAPVLTRRSPDLSGVAPYVLDLANADRLWEASLRLLA comes from the coding sequence ATGACCCGTGTCGAGACGCCCTTCGGCTTTTCGTCCACCGCCGCGGAGGTGGCGGAGGGGATCGACCTGTCCGGCCGCAGGGTGGTCGTCACCGGCGGTGCGTCCGGCATCGGGGTGGAGACCGCGCGGGCACTGGCCGGCATCGGCGCCGAGGTCACCCTGGCCGTACGCAACACCGACGCGGGGGCGCGGACCGCGGCCGACATCACCGGCACGACCGGCAACAAGGCCGTACGGGTGGCCGTGCTCGACCTGGCCGACCGCGCCTCGATCGCCGCCTTCGTCGACGGCTGGACCGGGCCGCTGCACGTGCTGGTCAACAACGCCGGCCTGATGGCTTCCCCGGAGCAGCGCACGTCCGAGGGGTGGGAGATCCAGTTCGCCACCAACCACCTGGGCCACTTCGCCCTCGCCGCCGGGCTCCACGACGCGTTGGCGTCGGCCGGTGGCGCGCGGATCGTCTCGGTGTCGTCCAGCGCGCACATGCTCTCACCGGTGATCTTCGACGACCTCCAGTTCGCCTTCCGCACGTACGACCCCTGGCTGGCGTACGGGCAGTCCAAGTCGGCGAACGTCCTGTTCGCGGTCGGTGTCACCGGGCGCTGGGGTGGGGCCGGTATCAGCGCGAACGCCCTGAACCCCGGCGCGATCGAGACCAACCTCCAGCGCCACGTCGGTGGCCGGATGAGCACCCCGGCCAACCTGATCAAGACGCCCGAGCAGGGCGCCGCGACCTCGGTGCTGCTGGCCACCTCGCCGCTGCTCGACGGCATCGGTGGCCGCTACTTCGAGAACTGCAACGAGGCGCCGGTGCTGACCCGGCGCAGCCCGGACCTGAGCGGCGTGGCGCCGTACGTGCTCGACCTCGCCAACGCCGACCGGCTCTGGGAGGCGTCCCTGCGCCTGCTCGCGTGA
- a CDS encoding MarR family winged helix-turn-helix transcriptional regulator, whose product MNGPADGDPDLLRTVHSFDRVVRLLRRLTTPDGLSLTAASTLYRLDEFGAHRLSDLAIAEGVTQPGMTQLVSRLQRDGLAERRSDPADRRVVVVDITPAGRELVLRRRATRAGKLAELLADLSADERAAVVTSLRVLDRLAARTTPLRAGND is encoded by the coding sequence GTGAACGGACCCGCCGACGGCGACCCCGACCTGCTCCGTACGGTGCACAGCTTCGACCGGGTGGTGCGGCTGCTCCGGCGGCTCACCACGCCGGACGGGCTCAGCCTGACCGCCGCCTCCACGCTCTACCGGCTGGACGAGTTCGGCGCCCACCGCCTCTCCGACCTGGCGATCGCCGAGGGGGTCACCCAGCCCGGTATGACCCAGCTCGTCTCCCGGCTGCAACGCGACGGGCTGGCCGAGCGCCGCAGCGACCCCGCCGACCGCCGGGTGGTGGTCGTCGACATCACCCCGGCCGGACGGGAACTGGTGCTGCGCCGCCGGGCGACCCGGGCCGGGAAGCTCGCCGAACTGCTCGCCGACCTCTCGGCCGACGAACGCGCGGCGGTGGTCACCTCCCTCCGGGTGCTCGACCGACTCGCCGCCCGGACAACCCCACTACGAGCAGGGAACGACTGA
- a CDS encoding TetR/AcrR family transcriptional regulator — MTITEDARPGRRDRKKRQTRDALVDAALRLVAERGLDHVTVEEISEAADVSTRTFFNYFSSKDEALVADQAGDSARVLAVLATVPPEVPALEAVRRALTSLLDEMQADAALWFLRMRVVAQNPVLLPRLVASGAETERAITEALAARTGVEPDHGYPALVTAVTGAAFRVAMVRWAGSAGSLPLADLVDEAFAGVAAGLPDPRSAA; from the coding sequence GTGACCATCACCGAGGACGCCAGACCGGGGCGCCGGGACCGCAAGAAGCGGCAGACCCGGGACGCCCTGGTCGACGCGGCGTTGCGCCTGGTCGCCGAACGCGGACTCGACCACGTCACCGTCGAGGAGATCAGCGAGGCCGCCGACGTCTCCACGCGTACGTTCTTCAACTACTTCTCGTCCAAGGACGAGGCACTCGTCGCCGACCAGGCCGGCGACAGCGCACGGGTGCTGGCGGTGCTGGCGACCGTGCCGCCGGAGGTGCCCGCGCTGGAGGCCGTCCGGCGGGCACTCACCTCCCTGCTCGACGAGATGCAGGCCGACGCCGCGCTCTGGTTCCTCCGGATGCGGGTCGTGGCCCAGAATCCGGTACTGCTGCCCCGGCTGGTCGCCAGCGGCGCCGAAACCGAGCGGGCGATCACCGAGGCGCTCGCCGCGCGTACCGGGGTCGAACCGGACCACGGATATCCGGCCCTGGTCACGGCCGTGACCGGGGCGGCCTTCCGGGTTGCCATGGTCCGCTGGGCAGGCAGCGCCGGTAGCCTGCCGCTGGCCGACCTGGTGGACGAGGCGTTCGCCGGGGTCGCCGCCGGCCTGCCCGACCCCCGCTCCGCCGCCTGA
- a CDS encoding helix-turn-helix transcriptional regulator, translating into MPEATETIPRLTRWGVSPDADLIFRALTMMGGRKDTELSRELGLPRSRVVAALDELAAMRAAQPTRSPEIRSGTQVARRWDPCPVSQVLRQLRRPVVPGSQRDRWREHFGTLDGLDLPALDDSRIRHWGSRPLARRRIAHLAAAERYEHLAINTEEVITADATAAALPADRALVDRGIQIRILGRPPGDGDRSTAHLAQLGSGGGIYRELPDLPIKLLVFDRRVALFPADPLNFETGVVEIDDAPVVQALCGLFDRLWTQGRDPHRQGVPPITLTPREQALVALLSAGHTDVSAAKELKLSVRTVAYTMRELMDRLGVENRFQLALLLGAAGAAPLPTYRTAEPAEPSDRKEE; encoded by the coding sequence GTGCCCGAAGCCACCGAGACGATTCCGCGCCTCACCCGATGGGGGGTGTCACCGGACGCGGATCTCATCTTTCGCGCGCTGACCATGATGGGGGGTCGCAAGGACACCGAGCTGAGCCGGGAACTCGGCCTACCCCGGTCACGCGTGGTCGCCGCGCTGGACGAACTGGCCGCTATGCGGGCGGCCCAACCGACCCGGTCACCCGAAATCCGATCCGGAACCCAGGTCGCCCGACGCTGGGACCCGTGCCCGGTGTCCCAGGTGCTGCGGCAGCTGCGCCGGCCGGTCGTGCCCGGCAGTCAGCGGGACCGCTGGCGAGAACACTTCGGCACGCTCGACGGGCTGGACCTGCCGGCCCTCGACGATTCCCGGATCCGGCACTGGGGCAGCCGCCCGCTCGCCCGCCGCCGGATCGCCCACCTCGCCGCCGCCGAACGGTACGAGCACCTGGCCATCAACACCGAGGAGGTCATCACCGCGGACGCGACCGCCGCCGCGCTCCCGGCCGACCGGGCCCTGGTCGACCGGGGCATCCAGATCCGCATCCTCGGCCGACCACCCGGTGACGGCGACCGCTCCACCGCGCACCTGGCCCAGCTGGGTAGCGGCGGCGGGATCTACCGGGAACTGCCCGATCTGCCCATCAAACTTCTCGTCTTCGACCGACGCGTCGCGCTCTTTCCGGCCGACCCGCTGAACTTCGAAACCGGCGTCGTGGAGATCGACGACGCACCGGTGGTACAGGCGCTCTGCGGACTCTTCGACCGGCTGTGGACGCAGGGGCGCGATCCACACCGACAGGGGGTTCCGCCCATCACACTCACGCCCCGGGAGCAGGCGCTCGTCGCACTCCTATCCGCCGGACACACCGACGTGTCCGCCGCGAAAGAGCTGAAACTGAGCGTACGGACGGTGGCGTACACCATGCGAGAGCTGATGGACCGGCTCGGTGTGGAGAACCGGTTCCAACTTGCCCTCCTGCTCGGCGCCGCCGGTGCCGCTCCCCTTCCGACGTACCGTACCGCCGAACCCGCCGAACCCTCAGATCGGAAAGAAGAATGA
- a CDS encoding MXAN_6230/SCO0854 family RING domain-containing protein: MAIALGTGTKRATPDPVAIVLLRRSGLVVPGLLAGGRKVKRPGRQSVPVGPGLLALEADVLALGYLIGPRLRAHLAEQETERLAAIGLGLIGALESIVGANKPHVPLFRNFPRSVPDDTYALWVRRVFTLLLQDPYQPCVLCGQVETVSAVAPCAHLVCTGCWDMGDYAGCPICHQRIDPAGPFLHPTRAAGPTGQLPLPRRVAALELVDDLNRSVYRTVEVMLARRTPLTPQDKGDLGALLDRVGPGDLGWLPDEIPIRETRALVLARLVADPALADRLPDLFTTHIGTATDALRLLYVLHGGDAGLVTAPTRRRSLPRRLRRLLLARLAALPLAALVEDLHRHGPAWQRMAENLHPFERADHHPNAAAAFAVLRGTPVDLATGFGRLLAGVAAAHPTILEHDRGRLRTSGWAARVEQALEAWDIGTALDLLARRPGVLARRLVELASRTDEPEALVATAGTALRTVSPGVLLAALGAVRAATWPAGTRLFFPRGGSARLWAQPDHRPRLDANLGAALDAILSGELLDRAAGLPPVEVALLDAGLADLVAPFTERTASAALVRLPRGSSQPLPDGRVVRLFLHWTEPAGTRVDLDLSVAMYNGDGGFVGWCDYTRLRYGDRLALHSGDLTSAPAPLGASEFVDLNVAALRRQGIRYLTMVVFSYNDVPFDAMTDAFAGFMGDPGQGGSPFQSKAVEQRFDLTGSVKVATPLLVDLEEHRLRWVDAAMGGTGGEHSVARYSSTLGRLTVAADRHFAAGRRVSLWEVACWHAAARAATVLVRHRDGTVVGYRRDDGEPVPTYAARLAALGPPDRDVTGDDVPPANFAALVRGDVPLADGAGAYALYRSGLDAGTVDLLDAADLIGTLSR; this comes from the coding sequence GTGGCGATCGCACTCGGTACGGGCACGAAGCGGGCCACCCCGGACCCGGTCGCGATCGTGCTGCTGCGCCGGTCCGGGCTGGTCGTGCCGGGACTGCTCGCCGGCGGCCGGAAGGTCAAGCGGCCGGGGCGCCAATCGGTGCCGGTCGGACCCGGTCTGCTCGCACTGGAAGCCGACGTGCTGGCGCTGGGCTACCTGATCGGACCACGGCTGCGCGCCCACCTCGCGGAGCAGGAGACCGAGCGGCTCGCCGCGATCGGCCTCGGCCTCATCGGCGCGCTGGAGTCGATCGTCGGCGCCAACAAGCCGCACGTGCCCCTGTTCCGCAACTTCCCGCGCAGCGTGCCCGACGACACGTACGCGCTGTGGGTGCGGCGGGTGTTCACGCTGCTGCTCCAGGATCCGTACCAGCCGTGCGTGCTGTGTGGACAGGTCGAGACGGTGTCTGCGGTGGCGCCGTGCGCGCACCTGGTCTGCACCGGCTGCTGGGACATGGGCGACTACGCCGGCTGCCCGATCTGCCACCAGCGGATCGATCCGGCCGGACCGTTCCTGCACCCGACCCGTGCGGCGGGTCCCACCGGTCAGCTCCCGCTGCCCCGGCGGGTCGCGGCGCTCGAACTCGTCGACGACCTGAACCGCTCGGTGTACCGGACGGTGGAGGTGATGCTGGCCCGGCGTACGCCGCTCACCCCGCAGGACAAGGGCGACCTCGGCGCGCTGCTCGACCGGGTCGGACCCGGCGACCTGGGCTGGCTGCCGGACGAGATCCCGATCCGGGAGACCCGCGCGCTGGTGCTGGCCCGGCTGGTCGCCGATCCGGCGCTCGCCGACCGGCTCCCCGACCTGTTCACCACCCACATCGGTACGGCCACCGACGCGTTGCGCCTGCTCTACGTGCTGCACGGCGGCGACGCCGGACTGGTCACCGCGCCGACGCGGCGCCGCTCGCTGCCCCGCCGGCTGCGCCGGCTGCTGCTCGCCCGGCTGGCCGCGCTGCCGCTCGCCGCGCTGGTCGAGGACCTGCACCGGCACGGTCCGGCCTGGCAGCGGATGGCGGAGAACCTGCACCCGTTCGAGCGGGCCGACCACCACCCCAACGCCGCGGCGGCGTTCGCCGTGCTGCGCGGCACCCCGGTCGACCTCGCCACCGGGTTCGGCCGGCTGCTCGCCGGGGTGGCCGCCGCACACCCGACGATTCTGGAACACGACCGGGGTCGGCTGCGCACCTCGGGCTGGGCGGCGCGGGTCGAGCAGGCCCTCGAAGCCTGGGACATCGGCACCGCGCTCGACCTGCTCGCCCGGCGTCCGGGCGTACTGGCCCGGCGGCTGGTGGAGCTCGCCTCGCGTACGGACGAGCCGGAGGCGCTGGTCGCGACGGCCGGCACCGCGCTGCGTACGGTGTCGCCCGGGGTGCTGCTCGCCGCGCTGGGCGCGGTCCGGGCGGCCACCTGGCCGGCCGGCACCCGGCTGTTCTTCCCGCGCGGCGGCAGCGCCCGGCTGTGGGCGCAACCGGATCACCGGCCGCGACTCGACGCGAACCTCGGTGCCGCGCTCGACGCGATACTCAGCGGGGAACTGCTGGACCGCGCCGCCGGGCTGCCGCCGGTCGAGGTCGCCCTGCTGGACGCCGGCCTGGCCGACCTGGTCGCGCCGTTCACCGAGCGGACCGCGTCGGCAGCCCTGGTACGCCTGCCGCGCGGCAGCAGCCAGCCGCTGCCGGACGGGCGGGTCGTACGGCTGTTCCTGCACTGGACCGAGCCGGCCGGCACCCGGGTCGATCTGGACCTGTCGGTGGCCATGTACAACGGTGACGGTGGTTTTGTCGGCTGGTGCGACTACACCCGGCTGCGGTACGGCGACCGCCTGGCCCTGCACTCCGGCGACCTGACCTCGGCACCGGCGCCGCTCGGCGCGAGCGAGTTCGTCGACCTGAACGTCGCCGCGTTGCGCCGGCAGGGGATCCGTTACCTGACGATGGTGGTGTTCAGCTACAACGACGTGCCGTTCGACGCGATGACGGACGCGTTCGCCGGGTTCATGGGCGACCCCGGCCAGGGCGGTTCGCCGTTCCAGTCGAAGGCGGTCGAGCAGCGGTTCGACCTGACCGGTTCGGTCAAGGTCGCCACCCCGCTCCTGGTCGACCTGGAGGAGCACCGGCTGCGCTGGGTCGACGCCGCGATGGGTGGCACCGGCGGTGAGCATTCGGTGGCCCGTTACTCGTCCACGCTCGGCCGGCTCACCGTGGCGGCGGACCGCCACTTCGCCGCCGGCCGGCGGGTCAGCCTCTGGGAGGTGGCCTGCTGGCACGCGGCGGCCCGCGCGGCCACCGTGCTGGTACGGCACCGCGACGGCACGGTTGTCGGCTACCGGCGGGACGACGGCGAACCGGTCCCGACGTACGCCGCCCGCCTGGCCGCCCTCGGCCCGCCCGACCGGGACGTGACCGGGGACGACGTGCCGCCGGCCAACTTCGCGGCGCTGGTCCGTGGCGATGTGCCGCTGGCCGACGGCGCGGGCGCGTACGCCCTGTACCGGTCCGGGCTCGATGCCGGCACGGTCGACCTGCTCGACGCCGCCGACCTGATCGGCACCCTCAGCCGCTGA
- a CDS encoding PPOX class F420-dependent oxidoreductase — protein MPRSIATNTRVDRERLTEFLADRHRAILLTTRADGRPQSSPVTCGVDTSGRIVVSTYPERAKVTNIRRDPRVSVCVLSDDWNGPWVQVDGTAEVLDLPEALEPLVDYFRCISGEHPDWDEYRQAMRTQGKSLIRVTVEGWGPLATGGFPPRLADD, from the coding sequence ATGCCCCGCAGCATCGCGACCAACACCCGGGTCGACCGCGAACGCCTGACCGAGTTCCTCGCCGACCGCCACCGGGCCATCCTGCTCACCACCCGGGCCGACGGCCGCCCGCAGTCGTCGCCGGTGACCTGCGGCGTCGACACGTCCGGCCGGATCGTCGTCTCCACCTATCCCGAGCGGGCCAAGGTGACGAACATCCGTCGTGACCCCCGGGTGTCGGTCTGCGTCCTCTCCGACGACTGGAACGGGCCCTGGGTGCAGGTCGACGGCACCGCCGAGGTGCTCGACCTGCCAGAGGCGCTGGAGCCGCTGGTCGACTACTTCCGGTGCATCTCCGGGGAGCACCCGGACTGGGACGAGTACCGCCAGGCGATGCGTACGCAGGGCAAGTCGTTGATCCGGGTGACCGTCGAGGGCTGGGGCCCGCTCGCCACCGGTGGTTTCCCACCCCGGCTCGCCGACGACTGA